The Anabrus simplex isolate iqAnaSimp1 chromosome 1, ASM4041472v1, whole genome shotgun sequence genome window below encodes:
- the LOC136856720 gene encoding uncharacterized protein isoform X1, whose protein sequence is MLFRVVCVFWCVFMVSDATNVTEQITPEQAEAIEKSLSEQIQAILKHYQQDDPVGLPGAPVPDPMDIPDMKQSFSMATMTFKKVKVYGLSKFRIEYVRSDLAALQVTVAVRIDRLDIKGDYTMSALWSRTKGGFDVVLIDVFVEGVAMLTVQRNGQLQAQEINMDITFSDITMEFENLGFLGSLFQGIINSVGTFLFDSIKPFILKEVNENIRGDVNKNVASIPNRFPNSISPFDMLLSEGRKMVRDMGYDPYSVPDYNYTTRLFNVYLRHVWLTGMSSFYRVGNVTVVMEDNILYASAHVGTQVLTGKCQWEVNFGGLLSRAGTSSFTVDYIHVLAVISQPLNTKKRPKLEDLDLKLGNIQARIDGAGTLDYVVEFVINVLPNLLRYQIVNAIEGPLKAKVQKVLDDVNVEEIIKERLPEIEQMVESSS, encoded by the exons TAACTGAGCAGATAACTCCCGAACAAGCAGAAGCGATAGAGAAGAGTCTCAGTGAACAAATTCAAGCCATTCTTAAACATTACCAACAAGATGATCCTGTTGGTTTACCTGGTGCACCTGTACCAGATCCCATGGATATACCTGATATGAAGCAGTCCTTTTCCATGGCAACTATGACCTTCAAGAAGGTGAAGGTCTATGGGCTTTCAAAATTCCGCATTGAATATGTACGATCTGATCTTGCAGCACTCCAG GTTACGGTGGCTGTACGTATTGACAGGCTTGACATCAAGGGCGACTACACAATGTCTGCTCTTTGGTCTCGCACAAAAGGTGGTTTTGATGTTGTGCTGATTGATGTGTTTGTAGAAGGTGTAGCCATGCTTACAGTACAACGTAATGGCCAATTACAAGCTCAAGAAATAAACATGGACATCACATTCAGTGACATTACTATGGAGTTTGAAAACTTAGGGTTCTTGGGTAGCTTGTTTCAGGGAATTATCAATTCTGTTGGCACATTTCTATTTGATAGCATTAAACCTTTCATCCTGAAAGAAGTAAATGAGAATATCCGTGGTGATGTAAATAAAAATGTTGCAAGTATACCAAACCGCTTTCCTAATTCTATCTCACCATTCGACATGTTATTGAGTGAGGGCAGGAAGATGGTACGAGATATGGGTTATGATCCTTATAGTGTTCCTGATTATAACTACACAACTAGATTATTTAATGTCTATCTCAGACATGTTTGGTTAACAGGTATGTCATCATTTTACAGAGTGGGAAATGTTACTGTAGTCATGGAAGATAATATATTGTATGCTTCAGCGCATGTAGGCACTCAGGTATTGACAGGTAAATGCCAGTGGGAAGTTAATTTTGGAGGACTCTTATCCAGAGCAGGAACTTCTTCCTTTACAGTTGACTATATCCATGTGCTGGCTGTTATCAGTCAACCATTGAATACAAAGAAAAGACCAAAATTGGAGGATCTTGACTTAAAACTTGGAAATATTCAAGCCCGAATAGATGGGGCAGGAACATTAGACTATGTTGTAGAGTTCGTGATTAATGTGTTGCCCAATTTGTTACGGTATCAGATAGTGAATGCTATAGAAGGGCCTCTCAAAGCTAAGGTACAGAAGGTATTGGATGATGTCAATGTGGaagaaataattaaagaaagactACCTGAAATTGAACAAATGGTTGAATCATCTTCGTGA
- the LOC136856720 gene encoding uncharacterized protein isoform X2 has protein sequence MDIPDMKQSFSMATMTFKKVKVYGLSKFRIEYVRSDLAALQVTVAVRIDRLDIKGDYTMSALWSRTKGGFDVVLIDVFVEGVAMLTVQRNGQLQAQEINMDITFSDITMEFENLGFLGSLFQGIINSVGTFLFDSIKPFILKEVNENIRGDVNKNVASIPNRFPNSISPFDMLLSEGRKMVRDMGYDPYSVPDYNYTTRLFNVYLRHVWLTGMSSFYRVGNVTVVMEDNILYASAHVGTQVLTGKCQWEVNFGGLLSRAGTSSFTVDYIHVLAVISQPLNTKKRPKLEDLDLKLGNIQARIDGAGTLDYVVEFVINVLPNLLRYQIVNAIEGPLKAKVQKVLDDVNVEEIIKERLPEIEQMVESSS, from the exons ATGGATATACCTGATATGAAGCAGTCCTTTTCCATGGCAACTATGACCTTCAAGAAGGTGAAGGTCTATGGGCTTTCAAAATTCCGCATTGAATATGTACGATCTGATCTTGCAGCACTCCAG GTTACGGTGGCTGTACGTATTGACAGGCTTGACATCAAGGGCGACTACACAATGTCTGCTCTTTGGTCTCGCACAAAAGGTGGTTTTGATGTTGTGCTGATTGATGTGTTTGTAGAAGGTGTAGCCATGCTTACAGTACAACGTAATGGCCAATTACAAGCTCAAGAAATAAACATGGACATCACATTCAGTGACATTACTATGGAGTTTGAAAACTTAGGGTTCTTGGGTAGCTTGTTTCAGGGAATTATCAATTCTGTTGGCACATTTCTATTTGATAGCATTAAACCTTTCATCCTGAAAGAAGTAAATGAGAATATCCGTGGTGATGTAAATAAAAATGTTGCAAGTATACCAAACCGCTTTCCTAATTCTATCTCACCATTCGACATGTTATTGAGTGAGGGCAGGAAGATGGTACGAGATATGGGTTATGATCCTTATAGTGTTCCTGATTATAACTACACAACTAGATTATTTAATGTCTATCTCAGACATGTTTGGTTAACAGGTATGTCATCATTTTACAGAGTGGGAAATGTTACTGTAGTCATGGAAGATAATATATTGTATGCTTCAGCGCATGTAGGCACTCAGGTATTGACAGGTAAATGCCAGTGGGAAGTTAATTTTGGAGGACTCTTATCCAGAGCAGGAACTTCTTCCTTTACAGTTGACTATATCCATGTGCTGGCTGTTATCAGTCAACCATTGAATACAAAGAAAAGACCAAAATTGGAGGATCTTGACTTAAAACTTGGAAATATTCAAGCCCGAATAGATGGGGCAGGAACATTAGACTATGTTGTAGAGTTCGTGATTAATGTGTTGCCCAATTTGTTACGGTATCAGATAGTGAATGCTATAGAAGGGCCTCTCAAAGCTAAGGTACAGAAGGTATTGGATGATGTCAATGTGGaagaaataattaaagaaagactACCTGAAATTGAACAAATGGTTGAATCATCTTCGTGA